A single region of the Kocuria rosea genome encodes:
- a CDS encoding L-lactate permease, which produces MTTFTAMTDAVGGSVALSALVGTIPLLTFFVMLLGVKARAHVSGATALLAAIVVAVLAFGMPLSLTLLSATQGAVYGLFPIVWIVVMALWFYQVTVLSGRFEDLRTIFDTIGGGDLRIQAVLIAFCFGGLLEALAGFGAPVAITATMILALGLKPLKTATVVLIANTAPVAFGAIAIPITTAGVLTGLDPARIGAVVGHQAPFFAVMVPFILLFIIDGVRGLKEAWLAALVIGVSFAVAQWWCATYFSYELTDVVASLTGLAAAVILLRFWRPKGADAVRTRLGVEKPPAPEGLTPARVWMAVLPYVLVVAVFGLAKLWTLGVSIPGALAATDISIPWPGLHGHLLNAAGEPVTSTIYKFQWLSSPGTLLLITGLLVAVIYSVFHGNGRFRLSVGNAVAEIGRSFWKMRFSALTIMSVLSLAYVMNTSGQTISIGTWVAGLGAAFAFLSPVLGWLGTAVTGSDTSANALFSNLQKTAAEGTGLDPHLMTAANTSGGVVGKMISPQSLAIAATAVGMEGKESAIFRSVIWWSLGLLLLLCTLVFLQSNVLAWMLPTS; this is translated from the coding sequence GTGACCACCTTTACCGCGATGACCGATGCCGTCGGCGGGAGCGTCGCGCTCTCCGCCCTCGTCGGCACCATCCCTCTGCTCACGTTCTTCGTCATGCTGCTGGGCGTCAAGGCCCGCGCCCACGTCTCGGGCGCCACCGCGCTGCTGGCGGCGATCGTCGTCGCCGTCCTGGCCTTCGGCATGCCGCTCTCCCTCACACTGCTCTCCGCCACCCAGGGCGCGGTCTACGGCCTGTTCCCCATCGTGTGGATCGTGGTCATGGCGCTGTGGTTCTACCAGGTGACCGTCCTCAGCGGCCGCTTCGAGGACCTGCGGACCATCTTCGACACCATCGGCGGCGGGGACCTGCGCATCCAGGCCGTGCTCATCGCGTTCTGCTTCGGCGGCCTGCTCGAGGCCCTCGCCGGCTTCGGCGCGCCCGTCGCGATCACCGCGACCATGATCCTGGCGCTGGGGCTCAAGCCCCTGAAGACGGCCACCGTGGTGCTCATCGCCAACACCGCGCCCGTGGCGTTCGGCGCGATCGCCATCCCGATCACCACCGCCGGCGTGCTGACCGGTCTGGACCCCGCGCGGATCGGCGCGGTCGTCGGCCACCAGGCGCCGTTCTTCGCGGTCATGGTGCCGTTCATCCTGCTGTTCATCATCGACGGCGTGCGCGGGCTCAAGGAGGCGTGGCTGGCCGCGCTGGTCATCGGCGTCTCCTTCGCGGTCGCCCAGTGGTGGTGCGCCACGTACTTCTCCTACGAGCTCACCGACGTGGTTGCCTCCCTCACCGGCCTGGCCGCCGCGGTGATCCTCCTGCGCTTCTGGCGCCCCAAGGGCGCCGACGCCGTCCGCACCCGCCTCGGCGTGGAGAAGCCTCCCGCACCCGAGGGGCTGACCCCGGCACGCGTGTGGATGGCCGTGCTGCCCTACGTCCTGGTGGTCGCGGTCTTCGGCCTGGCCAAGCTGTGGACCCTCGGCGTGAGCATCCCGGGGGCCCTGGCCGCCACCGACATCTCCATCCCCTGGCCGGGCCTGCACGGACACCTCCTCAACGCAGCCGGCGAGCCGGTCACGAGCACCATCTACAAGTTCCAGTGGCTCTCCAGCCCGGGCACGCTGCTGCTGATCACAGGCCTGCTCGTCGCCGTCATCTACTCGGTGTTCCACGGCAACGGCCGCTTCCGGCTCTCGGTGGGCAACGCCGTGGCGGAGATCGGGCGCTCGTTCTGGAAGATGCGCTTCTCCGCCCTGACCATCATGAGCGTGCTCTCCCTGGCCTACGTCATGAACACGTCCGGCCAGACCATCTCGATCGGCACCTGGGTGGCCGGTCTGGGCGCGGCCTTCGCGTTCCTCTCCCCCGTGCTCGGCTGGCTGGGCACCGCGGTCACCGGCTCCGACACCTCCGCCAACGCGCTGTTCTCCAACCTCCAGAAGACCGCCGCCGAGGGCACCGGCCTCGATCCGCACCTCATGACGGCGGCGAACACCTCCGGCGGCGTGGTGGGCAAGATGATCTCGCCGCAGTCCCTGGCCATCGCCGCGACCGCGGTGGGCATGGAGGGCAAGGAGTCCGCCATCTTCCGCTCGGTCATCTGGTGGTCCCTCGGCCTGCTCCTGCTGCTGTGCACCCTGGTGTTCCTGCAGTCCAACGTGCTGGCCTGGATGCTCCCGACCTCCTGA
- a CDS encoding (Fe-S)-binding protein, giving the protein MRIALFATCIVDAMYPRVALATVRVLERLGHEVVFPPGQGCCSQMHVNSGYFDDALPVVRNHVQAFSAVDYDVAVAPSGSCVASLGHQQPMIARAGGDEALAQEAAAVAATTYELSQLLTDVLGVHDAAAQLGSWFPHRVTYHPSCHGMRLLRLGDRQKDLVASVGDIDFVELPDAEECCGFGGTFSFKNPDVSAAMAEEKIDNIVSTGAELCTGGDASCLMHLGGAMARRDSGPGTVHFAEILASTRENPLEVSGPVELSIPGPGARRTASSSAPRTTGGAR; this is encoded by the coding sequence ATGAGAATCGCCCTGTTCGCCACGTGCATCGTGGACGCGATGTATCCGCGGGTCGCGCTGGCCACCGTGCGGGTGCTCGAGCGGCTCGGCCACGAGGTGGTGTTCCCGCCCGGCCAGGGCTGCTGCTCCCAGATGCACGTCAACAGCGGCTACTTCGACGACGCCCTGCCCGTGGTCCGCAACCACGTGCAGGCCTTCTCCGCCGTGGACTACGACGTCGCCGTGGCGCCGTCGGGCTCCTGCGTCGCCTCCCTGGGCCACCAGCAGCCGATGATCGCCCGCGCCGGCGGGGACGAGGCCCTCGCCCAGGAGGCCGCGGCCGTCGCCGCCACCACCTACGAGCTCTCGCAGCTGCTGACCGACGTGCTCGGCGTCCACGACGCGGCCGCGCAGCTCGGCTCCTGGTTCCCCCACCGGGTGACCTACCACCCGTCCTGCCACGGGATGCGGCTGCTGCGCCTGGGGGACCGGCAGAAGGACCTGGTCGCCTCGGTCGGGGACATCGACTTCGTCGAGCTGCCCGACGCCGAGGAGTGCTGCGGCTTCGGCGGGACCTTCTCGTTCAAGAACCCGGACGTCTCCGCCGCGATGGCCGAGGAGAAGATCGACAACATCGTCTCGACCGGGGCCGAGCTGTGCACCGGGGGAGACGCCTCCTGCCTGATGCACCTGGGCGGGGCCATGGCCCGCCGGGACTCCGGACCGGGCACCGTCCACTTCGCCGAGATCCTCGCGTCCACCCGCGAGAACCCGCTCGAGGTCTCCGGGCCGGTCGAGCTGTCCATCCCGGGGCCGGGGGCGCGCCGCACGGCGTCGTCCTCGGCCCCCCGCACGACCGGAGGAGCTCGATGA
- a CDS encoding lactate utilization protein B — protein sequence MSRTALGMPAVRPVHGQGNLHAQTAFPAAAKAEMGNTQMRANIRHATHTIRGKRAAVTGELPDWEELRSAGSAIKEQVMANLPHLLEEFERNLTARGGTVHWARDAEEANRIVTELVQATGSTDVIKIKSMATQEIGLEEHLAGHGITATETDLAELIVQLGHDKPSHILVPAIHKNRHEIRDIFLAEMAETDETLTSEPRDLAEAARTHLREKFLSTSVAVSGANFGVAETGTLTVVESEGNGRMCLTLPETLITVMGIEKIVPTFADLEVFLQLLPRSSTGERMNPYTSMWTGVTPGDGPQNVHVVLLDNGRTAVLDDPAGRSALHCIRCSACLNVCPVYEQAGGHAYGSTYPGPIGAILSPQLTGITSEQNASLPYASSLCGACYDVCPVKINIPEILVHLRDEDVRTQHGERSDDGAAAAPARTRRLPQAPSEMDLMMKGASFVMSSGKRMALAEKALPLGRAVAGRDRAISWLPGTAGGWTDERDIPAPPKESFRNWWAKHADETQQRVAADGGPVTDDAAAAADAAGTTGAAATAGAAGAPQDGPADETQHDRGER from the coding sequence ATGAGCCGCACGGCCCTGGGCATGCCCGCCGTCCGCCCCGTCCACGGCCAGGGGAACCTGCACGCGCAGACCGCGTTCCCCGCCGCGGCGAAGGCCGAGATGGGCAACACGCAGATGCGCGCCAACATCCGCCACGCCACCCACACCATCCGCGGCAAGCGCGCCGCGGTGACGGGGGAGCTGCCCGACTGGGAGGAGCTGCGCTCCGCCGGCTCCGCGATCAAGGAGCAGGTCATGGCGAACCTGCCGCACCTGCTCGAGGAGTTCGAGCGCAACCTCACGGCCCGCGGCGGCACCGTGCACTGGGCGCGCGACGCCGAGGAGGCCAACCGGATCGTCACCGAGCTCGTGCAGGCCACCGGGTCCACCGACGTCATCAAGATCAAGTCCATGGCGACCCAGGAGATCGGCCTCGAGGAGCACCTGGCCGGCCATGGGATCACCGCCACGGAGACGGACCTGGCCGAGCTGATCGTCCAATTGGGCCACGACAAGCCGTCCCACATCCTGGTCCCGGCGATCCACAAGAACCGGCACGAGATCCGCGACATCTTCCTGGCCGAGATGGCCGAGACCGACGAGACGCTCACGTCCGAGCCCCGGGACCTCGCCGAGGCCGCCCGCACCCACCTGCGGGAGAAGTTCCTCTCCACCTCCGTGGCGGTCTCCGGGGCGAACTTCGGCGTGGCCGAGACCGGGACGCTGACCGTGGTGGAGTCCGAGGGCAACGGCCGCATGTGCCTGACCCTGCCCGAGACCCTGATCACCGTGATGGGCATCGAGAAGATCGTGCCCACCTTTGCCGACCTCGAGGTGTTCCTGCAGCTGCTCCCGCGCTCCTCCACCGGGGAGCGGATGAACCCCTACACCTCGATGTGGACCGGCGTGACACCGGGGGACGGCCCCCAGAACGTGCACGTGGTGCTCCTGGACAACGGCCGCACCGCGGTGCTCGACGACCCCGCCGGGCGCTCGGCGCTGCACTGCATCCGCTGCTCGGCGTGCCTGAACGTCTGCCCCGTCTACGAGCAGGCCGGCGGTCACGCCTACGGCTCCACCTACCCGGGGCCCATCGGGGCGATCCTCTCCCCGCAGCTGACCGGCATCACCTCCGAGCAGAACGCCTCCCTGCCCTACGCCTCCTCGCTGTGCGGGGCCTGCTACGACGTGTGCCCGGTGAAGATCAACATCCCGGAGATCCTCGTGCACCTGCGCGACGAGGACGTGCGCACCCAGCACGGCGAACGCTCCGACGACGGCGCCGCCGCGGCACCGGCCCGCACCCGGCGCCTGCCGCAGGCCCCGTCCGAGATGGACCTCATGATGAAGGGGGCGTCCTTCGTGATGTCCTCCGGCAAGCGCATGGCGCTCGCCGAGAAGGCCCTCCCGCTGGGCCGGGCCGTGGCGGGCAGGGACCGCGCGATCAGCTGGCTGCCCGGCACGGCCGGAGGCTGGACCGACGAGCGGGACATTCCCGCCCCGCCGAAGGAGTCCTTCCGCAACTGGTGGGCCAAGCACGCCGACGAGACGCAGCAGCGGGTGGCCGCCGACGGCGGCCCCGTCACCGACGACGCTGCCGCGGCAGCCGACGCTGCCGGCACCACGGGTGCCGCTGCCACAGCGGGCGCCGCCGGCGCCCCGCAGGACGGGCCCGCGGACGAGACCCAGCACGACAGGGGAGAGCGATGA
- a CDS encoding LutC/YkgG family protein, with amino-acid sequence MTDARTEILNRIRGALHDTPAPAPAERTYRRASDRPHEEVVEMLEDRLVDYKASVHHETPATLPGRIAELLGASARYVVPEGLDRAWLPEESGMRRVIVDPNDARAASALGVRELNAVDAVVTSSTVSCAETGTIFLTGRPDEGRRAISLVPDHHICVVPLDSVVELIPEALALVEPTAPVTMISGPSATSDIELERVEGVHGPRRLDVILLG; translated from the coding sequence ATGACCGACGCCAGGACCGAGATCCTCAACCGGATCCGCGGGGCGCTGCACGACACGCCCGCGCCCGCACCGGCGGAGCGCACCTACCGCCGCGCCTCGGACCGGCCGCACGAGGAGGTCGTCGAGATGCTCGAGGACCGGCTGGTCGACTACAAGGCCTCGGTGCACCACGAGACCCCCGCCACCCTGCCGGGACGGATCGCCGAGCTGCTGGGCGCGTCCGCCCGCTACGTGGTGCCCGAGGGCCTGGACCGCGCCTGGCTCCCCGAGGAGTCCGGCATGCGGCGGGTCATCGTGGACCCCAACGACGCCCGGGCGGCCTCCGCGCTCGGGGTGCGGGAGCTCAACGCCGTGGACGCCGTGGTGACGTCCTCGACCGTCTCCTGCGCCGAGACCGGCACCATCTTCCTCACCGGCCGTCCCGACGAGGGCCGCCGGGCGATCAGCCTGGTCCCCGACCACCACATCTGCGTGGTGCCGCTGGACTCGGTGGTCGAGCTGATCCCCGAGGCCCTCGCCCTGGTGGAGCCCACGGCCCCGGTCACCATGATCTCCGGGCCGTCCGCGACCTCGGACATCGAGCTCGAGCGCGTGGAGGGCGTGCACGGGCCCCGGAGGCTGGACGTGATCCTGCTCGGCTGA
- a CDS encoding CHY zinc finger protein, whose amino-acid sequence MDEQTRCVHYRTPLDVVAIKFWCCQECYPCHLCHEETAGHPAAQWPVEEQDAEAVLCGVCGHELSVREYLAADGCPRCAARFNPGCALHADLYFEPAPRD is encoded by the coding sequence GTGGACGAGCAGACGCGGTGCGTGCACTACCGCACGCCGCTGGACGTGGTCGCGATCAAGTTCTGGTGCTGCCAGGAGTGCTACCCTTGTCATCTGTGCCACGAGGAGACCGCCGGCCACCCGGCGGCGCAGTGGCCGGTCGAGGAGCAGGACGCCGAGGCCGTGCTCTGCGGGGTCTGCGGCCACGAGCTCTCCGTGCGGGAGTACCTGGCCGCGGACGGCTGTCCGCGGTGCGCCGCCCGGTTCAACCCGGGCTGCGCCCTGCACGCCGATCTGTACTTCGAGCCGGCACCCCGGGACTGA
- a CDS encoding energy-coupling factor ABC transporter ATP-binding protein has protein sequence MSIKHPLRDRSRRAEPSAPPGPPGTRSSEIRLTGVTVTREGQDVLRDVDLCLDEHRIAVIGLNGSGKSTLVRLLNGLLLPTRGTVQVGGLSTATDAKRIRRQVGFVFQNPENQIVMPLVAEDLAFGAKNLGLRGDELSARVDGVLERLGIAHLAERESYALSGGEKQLVALASVLVMEPSTIVFDEPTTMLDRRNRRRLQVTIDELDQRAVVVTHDLELIGGYDRVLVVHEGRIAFDGAPGPAVEFYCGISD, from the coding sequence GTGTCGATCAAGCATCCGCTGCGGGACCGGTCCCGCCGGGCGGAGCCCTCCGCCCCGCCGGGGCCGCCGGGGACCCGGTCCTCGGAGATCCGGCTGACCGGGGTCACGGTCACCCGGGAGGGCCAGGACGTCCTGCGCGACGTCGACCTGTGCCTGGACGAACATCGCATCGCGGTGATCGGGCTCAACGGGTCGGGCAAGTCCACCCTGGTGCGCCTGCTCAACGGACTGCTGCTGCCTACCCGGGGCACCGTGCAGGTCGGTGGGCTGTCCACCGCGACCGACGCCAAGCGCATCCGGCGGCAGGTGGGCTTCGTGTTCCAGAACCCGGAGAACCAGATCGTGATGCCGCTGGTGGCCGAGGACCTCGCCTTCGGGGCGAAGAACCTGGGCCTGCGCGGGGACGAGCTCTCCGCCCGGGTGGACGGGGTGCTGGAACGGCTGGGCATTGCCCACCTGGCCGAGCGGGAGTCCTACGCCCTGTCCGGGGGCGAGAAGCAGCTGGTGGCCCTGGCCTCGGTGCTGGTGATGGAGCCGTCCACGATCGTCTTCGACGAGCCGACCACCATGCTCGACCGGCGCAACCGGCGCCGGCTGCAGGTCACCATCGACGAGCTCGACCAACGGGCCGTCGTGGTGACCCACGACCTGGAGCTGATCGGCGGCTACGACCGGGTGCTGGTGGTGCATGAGGGCCGGATCGCCTTCGACGGCGCCCCCGGACCGGCGGTGGAGTTCTACTGCGGGATCAGCGACTGA
- a CDS encoding energy-coupling factor transporter transmembrane component T family protein: protein MGAARQQDAWTGAARPHGARPHGDGGFHLAGPTGVLARIPAGPKFAFLFAASLGIYAVTHLGLQVAVFAVAVTAAWLTRTPPARLARLLAGLVLIVGIVFLTPGFTTTWEAAAVASLRLLSLCLFAWAVSLSTTFAQMLALFERLLAPTRHLGLNPAQMSLALSMTIRFIPQIRTQYLEVREAQFARGLHNSPVAVLVPLLVRTLESAQEIASALDARCYDSAPPPRATSRTATD, encoded by the coding sequence ATGGGCGCGGCCCGGCAGCAGGACGCCTGGACCGGCGCCGCCCGCCCCCACGGCGCCCGACCCCACGGTGACGGTGGGTTCCACCTTGCCGGGCCCACCGGTGTGCTGGCCCGGATCCCGGCCGGTCCCAAGTTCGCGTTCCTGTTCGCCGCCAGCCTCGGCATCTACGCCGTGACGCACCTGGGTCTCCAGGTCGCCGTCTTCGCCGTGGCCGTGACCGCCGCGTGGCTCACCCGCACCCCGCCGGCCCGTCTGGCGCGGCTGCTGGCCGGGCTGGTGCTCATCGTGGGGATCGTCTTCCTCACCCCGGGGTTCACCACGACCTGGGAGGCGGCGGCGGTGGCATCCCTGCGGCTGCTGAGCCTGTGCCTGTTCGCCTGGGCGGTGAGCCTGTCCACCACGTTCGCCCAGATGCTGGCCCTGTTCGAGCGGCTGCTGGCCCCGACCCGGCACCTGGGGCTGAACCCGGCCCAGATGAGCCTGGCCCTGTCGATGACGATCCGGTTCATCCCGCAGATCCGCACCCAGTACCTCGAGGTCCGCGAGGCCCAGTTCGCCCGCGGGCTGCACAACAGTCCGGTGGCCGTGCTGGTGCCCCTGCTGGTGCGGACCCTGGAGTCGGCCCAGGAGATCGCCTCCGCCCTCGACGCCCGCTGCTACGACTCCGCGCCCCCACCACGGGCCACGTCCCGGACCGCCACCGACTGA
- a CDS encoding biotin transporter BioY: protein MTSRTADSSQTTQNTVLVAVFAALIAALGLVPPITVGIIPVPITLQTLGVMLAGALLGPVRGMLSVVVLHALVLAGLPLLAGGRGGLGVFLGPTGGYLVGWIPAALVIGALVQYWAIRRTGRTTRFAAVLLSVVVGGIAVIYAFGIPWTAVVTGLPLSTSALGALVFIPGDLLKAVVATLAAINVHRSYRRLLGGAPTAR, encoded by the coding sequence ATGACCTCCCGGACCGCCGACAGCTCCCAGACCACCCAGAACACCGTCCTGGTGGCCGTGTTCGCCGCCCTCATCGCCGCCCTGGGCCTGGTGCCCCCGATCACGGTCGGGATCATCCCGGTGCCCATCACGCTGCAGACCCTCGGGGTGATGCTCGCCGGTGCGCTGCTCGGGCCGGTGCGCGGGATGCTCTCCGTCGTCGTCCTGCACGCCCTGGTGCTGGCCGGGCTGCCGCTGCTGGCCGGAGGCCGGGGCGGGCTCGGGGTGTTCCTGGGCCCGACCGGCGGCTACCTGGTGGGATGGATCCCCGCGGCCCTGGTCATCGGGGCGCTGGTGCAGTACTGGGCGATCCGGCGCACCGGCCGCACTACCCGCTTCGCCGCGGTCCTGCTGAGCGTGGTCGTGGGCGGCATCGCGGTGATCTACGCCTTCGGCATCCCGTGGACGGCCGTGGTCACCGGGCTGCCGCTGTCCACCTCCGCCCTGGGCGCGCTCGTGTTCATCCCCGGGGACCTGCTCAAGGCGGTCGTGGCGACCCTGGCCGCGATCAACGTCCACCGCAGCTACCGCCGGCTCCTGGGCGGGGCGCCCACCGCCCGCTGA
- a CDS encoding class I adenylate-forming enzyme family protein: protein MPFLDRLTRWAAERPRELAVTCGDERLSWGDLRAAAAALAASGEPTGILRQANGTDFAVRWAAGVAEERVCAVLDPSWPEDLTAQVRERCAARLPADPAPAELRDGDLASAFLIGLTSGTTALPKGFQRSRASWRRSFEASAEHFGLGPEDRVLAPGPLAASLNLYALSECLHAGAGFVTLPGFDVAAAHAAITGHGVTRLVLVPTMLRVLAQRGLASGADASGVTAIVCAGQKLDPTTFAAARRWAPQATIWEYYGAAELGFVAARCHRPGEPAEMPSEDSGTAVGAAFPGVEVAVLDEAGNPLPEGVTGTICVRSDLVCDGCLWDDDGQGFDRLGGLHTVRDQGFLRNGHLHVLGRAAEMINTGGYNVYPHEVEAALALVPGVADVVVAGLPDDARGQRIVAGIVPTADRPDRARIRAGLERRLSPAKRPQQYWELRELPVTANGKLSRAVFRDWILEGDARVRPLG, encoded by the coding sequence ATGCCCTTTCTGGACCGCCTGACCCGCTGGGCCGCCGAACGCCCGCGGGAACTCGCCGTCACCTGCGGGGACGAGCGGCTGAGCTGGGGCGATCTGCGCGCTGCGGCCGCGGCCCTGGCCGCCTCGGGCGAGCCCACGGGGATCCTGCGACAGGCCAACGGCACGGACTTCGCCGTCCGGTGGGCCGCCGGGGTGGCCGAGGAACGCGTGTGCGCCGTCCTGGACCCGTCCTGGCCGGAGGACCTGACCGCGCAGGTGCGGGAGCGTTGCGCGGCGCGCCTCCCCGCCGATCCAGCCCCGGCGGAACTGCGCGACGGCGACCTCGCCTCGGCCTTCCTGATCGGCCTGACCTCGGGCACCACGGCCCTGCCCAAGGGCTTCCAGCGCAGCCGCGCCTCCTGGCGGCGCTCGTTCGAGGCCTCCGCGGAGCACTTCGGTCTGGGCCCCGAGGACCGCGTGCTGGCTCCCGGCCCCCTGGCGGCGAGCCTGAACCTCTACGCCCTCTCCGAGTGCCTCCACGCCGGGGCCGGCTTCGTGACCCTGCCGGGCTTCGACGTGGCCGCCGCCCACGCCGCGATCACCGGGCACGGGGTCACCCGCCTGGTGCTGGTGCCCACGATGCTGCGGGTGCTCGCTCAGCGAGGCCTGGCCTCCGGTGCCGACGCGAGCGGTGTCACGGCGATCGTGTGCGCCGGGCAGAAGCTGGATCCCACCACGTTCGCGGCGGCTCGGCGCTGGGCCCCGCAGGCCACGATCTGGGAGTACTACGGTGCCGCCGAGCTCGGCTTCGTCGCCGCCCGCTGCCACCGCCCGGGCGAGCCCGCCGAGATGCCCTCCGAGGATTCCGGCACCGCGGTGGGGGCGGCGTTCCCCGGCGTGGAGGTGGCCGTCCTGGACGAGGCCGGGAACCCCTTGCCGGAGGGCGTGACGGGCACGATCTGCGTGCGCTCGGACCTGGTCTGCGACGGCTGCCTCTGGGACGACGACGGCCAGGGCTTCGACCGGCTCGGCGGCCTGCACACGGTGCGGGACCAGGGCTTCCTCCGCAACGGGCACCTGCACGTGCTGGGGCGGGCGGCGGAGATGATCAACACCGGCGGGTACAACGTCTATCCGCACGAGGTCGAGGCAGCCCTGGCCCTGGTGCCCGGAGTGGCCGACGTCGTCGTCGCCGGTCTTCCCGACGACGCCCGCGGTCAGCGGATCGTGGCCGGGATCGTGCCCACGGCCGACCGGCCGGACCGTGCTCGGATCCGGGCCGGGCTGGAGAGACGGCTGTCCCCGGCCAAGCGCCCGCAGCAGTACTGGGAGCTCCGGGAGCTGCCGGTGACCGCGAACGGCAAGCTCAGCCGCGCGGTGTTCCGCGACTGGATCCTCGAAGGAGACGCCCGTGTCCGACCGCTCGGCTGA
- a CDS encoding thiolase family protein, translated as MSDRSAEAPVLVLGRRTPLARAGTLLEGVPVHRLLAPVLRSLLADSGLDPARLADVVVGNAVGAGGNLARLAALETGLPLSVPGLTVDRQCGSGLDAVVLACRLAQAGAGRAFLAGGAESISTAPLRGRRRADGGVEFYRRAQFAPEHLGDPDMGEAAETVAREHGIGRERQDAFALRSHRRALAAAEAGAFEDELVPVTGPRGEARADNGPRRALNAKLLARFPAVFAAGGTVTAGNSCGDADGAAAVLVTDPATARALGRRDGLVFRGAVTVGVDPARLGIGAAVAARQLLAEQGVAVEELAAAEFNEAFAGQVLACMDLLGLDEEVLNAEGGALALGHAYGASGAVSVVRLLSRSRALPTGSLLLAMISSAGGIGTAALFEKVAL; from the coding sequence GTGTCCGACCGCTCGGCTGAGGCCCCCGTGCTGGTGCTGGGCCGGCGCACGCCCCTGGCGCGCGCCGGGACCCTGCTCGAGGGCGTGCCCGTCCACCGGCTGCTGGCCCCGGTGCTCCGCTCCCTGCTGGCGGACTCGGGCCTGGATCCCGCCCGGCTCGCCGACGTGGTCGTGGGCAACGCGGTGGGCGCCGGCGGCAACCTGGCCCGGCTCGCCGCCCTCGAGACCGGTCTGCCGCTGTCCGTGCCGGGACTGACCGTGGACCGGCAGTGCGGCTCGGGTCTGGACGCCGTGGTGCTGGCCTGCCGGCTCGCCCAGGCCGGGGCGGGCCGGGCCTTCCTCGCCGGCGGGGCGGAGAGCATCAGCACCGCACCGCTGCGCGGACGACGACGCGCGGACGGGGGAGTCGAGTTCTACCGCCGCGCCCAGTTCGCCCCGGAGCACCTGGGCGATCCCGACATGGGCGAGGCCGCCGAGACGGTCGCCCGCGAGCACGGGATCGGCCGCGAGCGCCAGGACGCCTTCGCGCTGCGCAGCCACCGGCGGGCGCTGGCCGCCGCGGAGGCGGGGGCCTTCGAGGACGAGCTGGTGCCGGTCACCGGACCCCGGGGTGAGGCGCGGGCCGACAACGGCCCGCGCCGGGCGCTGAACGCCAAGCTGCTGGCACGCTTCCCGGCCGTGTTCGCGGCCGGCGGGACGGTCACGGCCGGCAACTCCTGCGGGGACGCCGACGGCGCGGCCGCCGTGCTCGTCACCGACCCGGCCACGGCCCGAGCTCTGGGCCGGCGGGACGGGCTCGTCTTCCGCGGTGCGGTGACGGTCGGGGTGGACCCGGCGCGGCTGGGCATCGGCGCCGCCGTGGCCGCCCGGCAGCTGCTGGCGGAGCAGGGCGTGGCGGTGGAGGAGCTGGCGGCGGCCGAGTTCAACGAGGCCTTCGCCGGACAGGTGCTGGCCTGCATGGACCTGCTCGGCCTCGACGAGGAGGTGCTCAACGCCGAGGGCGGCGCCCTGGCCCTGGGCCACGCCTACGGCGCCTCCGGGGCGGTGTCCGTGGTGCGCCTGCTGTCCCGGTCACGGGCTCTGCCCACCGGGAGCCTGCTGCTGGCGATGATCAGCTCCGCCGGCGGCATCGGCACGGCGGCCCTGTTCGAGAAGGTCGCGCTCTGA